In one window of Scylla paramamosain isolate STU-SP2022 chromosome 36, ASM3559412v1, whole genome shotgun sequence DNA:
- the LOC135090939 gene encoding ras-responsive element-binding protein 1-like isoform X3, with amino-acid sequence MQLNNNNNNNNNNSRRSPTTTTTTTNNNNNNNNNNNNNNNNNKSKAPTATTTTTTTTTTTASAATTTTTADTTTTTAPTTTTTTAGLVVVVCEAGEKTAREGETDMAAAASPELKGTLTPPGSSPLRAECDPTQDSSHGSTPPSPEAPPTPDSAHMAAEPTNHSSVRLQSTNDKAERHPLTNEEPLSGAKKRKPTKVHKVETECGSEGEAEAGAGVGSFACPVCQEVLPSQHDFTQHIRKHNHVVEGENGTKMYCCGICQKQLSSNSSLDRHMLVHSGERPFRCHICGTHFTTNGNMHRHIRGHLRNGGGGSGGGGGGASSDTSESDLCSEEAPGSPYKRPHEDDDSGAAPPKLVRLEAEEELACPACGVEQPSQHALEQHVEAVHPEYQVSCSTCHVGFKNYRSLHLHNSMMHPAAAPPRLHLTLTDFSTSKFPLIAKEVCEASSRQEGAADDSVGSHRCQVCHITFPCADSWLMHMREHTAAAPSPAPLRCMRCDLSFSNVAELTRHHQRHLCEEAQPGKESFLAVLDLLNKKSRETSFPAFGVPAHEALRPPLRLPPPGQHSPAPADSAKASPEHPTPGRIAAPVAAPGSSGQQMVPGGALLTHNEQFARDYRDMKLNGQYPCRLCKEVFANLRKLKSHNLAHMVAPPYRCNLCSFFSNDKNTLKEHMKSHKGDTPYECTLCNIAFTTKANCERHIKNIHRRQSRDEVKGCMTFHPSEEGGGGDPSLDTVCQICHIDCKARSVLRDHMRSSHPEGVTKPFSCKLCGGAFTSENDVMRHVIQQHSEAASARTLASLVETRPPEDRFDHQDLTPVESLLNFSKLHMPVPLTAPHPPPPHHIPLAFSPKPPVPMPVMVQHRPLTPVMPPMPAETEDAPLDLSMSKRDTEREMAEENEEEEEEEEEEEEEDVDVEVTEVKVEQEQPEDLSKPRREQVAEEDAPDRSPKSSPECSPADVLKIPRPPFPLSVYSQPLCSAFPPAQFPVFMSQYRMGHQFDAALLEEYQKELKRGLHLTSGGGLLGGGSPMLPHNAPFQLSLLAAAKNPLLRIPRPELRGAEERTEEPPAAPEGPVPAPPPPPPPPPKPSEEDVMHFTMRNSVLMKKPKQRRYRTERPWRCSLCDKGFTLRSNMERHIKQQHPDVWQQRPRGGGGAPRPESEALVATQREAPHTISSAVREQLIIKIEKEAGEEKEEVRLKEEGEKDLIIDDCPEEEGEEEEEEEEEEEEEEEEEEEDIQEGDESGECRDKEAEDCEKYDEQSCEERGREEDLASVHKLLITASSQSFPFVGSEGEEDGPNESDSTSTSLSEEGKRSAYSSAPQKQKCPFCQRKFPWSSSLVRHIRTHTGQKPYLCPVCHFPFTTKSNCDRHLLRKHPDSPHTTGGDRPYRCAKCPGAAFTNIESLRKHEMFKHEKASDTAIPRDDSRPFRCHICEAPLATRDAAMLHLSKSHPEHAQNVINTDPVTPENNNEPLSPAADTTATTTEKVSCMFCLQRYWSLAELKQHVSEHHTRPVFPVPIPKQDSTPYLPDAEPHDALPVKSEVKEERKEEAEGSDFISNLLGTKRAVVDHLLTSKSADDAAKLLGVR; translated from the exons GTGAGACTGACATGGCCGCAGCAGCGTCCCCGGAGCTTAAGGGTACGCTGACCCCCCCAGGCTCCTCCCCCCTGAGGGCGGAGTGTGACCCCACCCAAGACTCCTCCCACGGCTCCACCCCCCCATCACCAGAGGCTCCCCCCACCCCAGACTCCGCCCACATGGCTGCTGAGCCGACCAATCACAGCTCGGTGCGCCTTCAGTCCACCAATGACAAGGCAGAGAGGCACCCGTTGACCAATGAGGAGCCGTTATCGGGGGCGAAGAAGAGGAAACCGACGAAGGTTCACAAAGTAGAG ACGGAGTGCGGGAGCGAGGGCGAGGCCGAGGCGGGGGCGGGCGTCGGCAGCTTCGCGTGTCCAGTGTGCCAGGAGGTGCTGCCCTCGCAGCACGACTTTACGCAGCACATCCGCAAACACAACCATGTGGTGGAGGGCGAGAACGGCACCAAGATGTATTGCTGCGGCATCTGCCAGAAGCAGCTGAGCAGCAACAGCTCGCTGGACCGACACATGCTGGTGCACTCCGGCGAGCGCCCCTTCCGCTGCCACATCTGCGGCACGCACTTCACCACCAACGGCAACATGCACCGCCACATCCGCGGTCACCTCCgcaacggcggcggcggcagcgggggaggcggcggcggcgccaGCTCCGACACGAGCGAGAGTGACCTGTGCTCGGAGGAGGCGCCGGGCTCCCCCTACAAACGACCCCATGAGGACGACGACAGCGGCGCGGCGCCCCCCAAGCTGGTGCGcctggaggcggaggaggagctggCGTGCCCGGCGTGTGGCGTGGAGCAGCCAAGCCAGCACGCCCTGGAGCAGCACGTGGAGGCTGTGCACCCTGAGTACCAGGTGTCGTGCTCCACGTGCCACGTGGGCTTCAAGAACTACCGCTCCCTGCACCTGCACAACTCCATGATGCACCCCGCCGCGGCGCCGCCCCGCCTGCACCTCACTCTGACGGACTTCTCCACCTCCAAGTTCCCGCTGATTGCCAAGGAGGTGTGCGAGGCGTCCAGCCGCCAGGAGGGCGCTGCGGACGACAGCGTGGGCAGTCACCGGTGCCAGGTGTGCCACATCACCTTCCCCTGCGCCGACTCGTGGCTCATGCACATGCGGGAGCACACGGCGGCGGCGCCTTCGCCCGCGCCCCTTAGGTGCATGCGCTGCGATCTCAGCTTCTCCAATGTGGCTGAGCTGACgcgccaccaccagcgccacctgtGCGAGGAGGCGCAGCCCGGCAAGGAAAGCTTCCTGGCGGTCCTGGATCTCCTCAACAAGAAGAGCCGCGAgacttccttccctgccttcggGGTTCCCGCCCACGAGGCGCTTCGGCCGCCGCTGCGGCTGCCCCCGCCGGGCCAACACTCCCCGGCACCCGCAGACTCCGCCAAGGCGTCGCCCGAACACCCCACGCCAGGCCGCATCGCCGCGCCCGTCGCCGCCCCCGGAAGCAGCGGCCAGCAGATGGTGCCCGGCGGGGCTCTGCTGACCCACAACGAGCAGTTCGCGCGAGACTACCGCGACATGAAGCTGAACGGCCAGTACCCGTGCCGCCTGTGCAAGGAAGTGTTCGCCAACCTGCGCAAGCTCAAATCCCACAACCTGGCGCACATGGTGGCGCCGCCTTACCGCTGTAACCTGTGCTCTTTCTTCAGCAATGACAAGAACACCCTCAAGGAGCACATGAAGAGCCACAAGGGCGACACGCCCTACGAGTGCACGCTGTGCAACATCGCCTTCACTACCAAGGCGAACTGTGAGCGTCACATCAAGAACATCCACCGCCGCCAGTCCCGCGACGAGGTGAAGGGCTGCATGACCTTCCATCCCTCGGaggagggcggcggcggcgatccCTCCCTGGACACCGTGTGCCAGATCTGCCACATCGACTGCAAAGCGCGCTCCGTCCTGCGGGACCACATGCGCTCCTCGCACCCCGAGGGCGTTACCAAGCCCTTCTCGTGCAAGCTGTGCGGCGGCGCCTTCACCTCCGAGAACGACGTGATGCGCCACGTGATCCAGCAGCACTCTGAGGCGGCGTCAGCGCGCACGCTCGCCAGCCTGGTGGAAACGAGGCCGCCCGAGGATCGCTTCGACCACCAGGATCTCACGCCCGTAGAGTCACTCCTCAACTTCTCCAAGCTCCACATGCCCGTGCCCCTCACTGCCCCCCACCCGCCGCCCCCCCACCACATCCCCCTCGCCTTCTCACCCAAGCCGCCCGTGCCCATGCCCGTCATGGTGCAGCACCGCCCTCTCACGCCCGTCATGCCGCCCATGCCCGCGGAGACTGAGGACGCGCCCCTCGACCTCAGCATGTCCAAGAGGGACACGGAGAGGGAGATGgctgaagaaaacgaggaggaagaagaggaggaggaagaggaggaggaggaggacgtggacgTGGAGGTGacggaggtgaaggtggagcaGGAGCAGCCCGAGGACTTGTCCAAGCCGCGGCGTGAGCAGGTGGCGGAGGAGGACGCCCCGGACCGCAGCCCCAAGTCCTCTCCCGAGTGCTCCCCTGCCGACGTGCTCAAAATCCCCCGGCCACCCTTCCCCCTGAGCGTGTACTCCCAGCCACTATGCAGCGCCTTCCCGCCCGCGCAGTTCCCGGTCTTCATGAGCCAGTATCGCATGGGCCACCAATTCGACGCGGCGCTGCTGGAGGAGTACCAGAAGGAACTCAAGCGAGgccttcacctcacctctgGCGGCGGCCTGCTGGGGGGCGGCTCCCCCATGTTGCCCCACAACGCCCCCTTCCAGCTGTCCCTCCTAGCCGCCGCCAAGAACCCCTTGCTGCGCATCCCGCGGCCTGAGCTGCGCGGCGCTGAAGAGCGAACCGAGGAGCCCCCAGCGGCCCCCGAGGGCCCTGTgcccgccccgccgccgccgccaccgcctccgCCCAAGCCCAGCGAGGAGGACGTGATGCATTTCACGATGCGCAACTCTGTGCTCATGAAGAAGCCCAAGCAGCGGCGCTACCGCACGGAGCGGCCGTGGCGCTGCAGCCTATGCGACAAGGGCTTCACGCTGCGCTCCAACATGGAGCGCCACATCAAGCAGCAGCACCCAGACGTGTGGCAGCAGCGGCCCCGCGGCGGGGGCGGCGCGCCGCGGCCTGAGAGCGAGGCACTGGTGGCCACGCAGCGCGAGGCGCCGCACACCATTTCCAGCGCCGTGCGGGAGCAGCTTATCATCAAGATCGAGAAAGAggcgggggaggagaaggaagaggtgcgcctcaaggaggagggggagaaggaccTCATCATTGACGACTGtccagaggaggaaggagaagaagaggaagaggaagaggaggaggaagaagaagaagaagaagaagaggaggaggacattcaGGAAGGAGATGAGTCAGGAGAGTGCAGAGACAAAGAGGCAGAGGACTGCGAGAAGTACGACGAGCAGAGCTGCGAGGAGCGGGGCCGCGAAGAGGACCTGGCCAGTGTGCACAAGTTGCTCATCACCGCCTCCAGCCAGAGCTTCCCCTTCGTGGGcagcgagggggaggaggacggcCCCAACGAGAGcgactccacctccacctcgctCTCCGAGGAGGGCAAGCGCAGCGCGTACTCCTCGGCGCCCCAGAAACAGAAGTGCCCCTTCTGCCAGCGAAAGTTCCCCTGGTCCAGCTCGCTGGTGCGCCACATCCGCACCCACACGGGCCAGAAGCCCTACCTGTGTCCTGTCTGCCACTTTCCCTTCACCACAAAGTCCAATTGCGACCGACACTTGCTGCGAAAACACCCGGACTCGCCGCACACCACGGGGGGCGACAGGCCGTACCGCTGCGCCAAGTGTCCCGGCGCCGCCTTCACCAACATCGAAAGTCTGCGCAAGCACGAGATGTTCAAGCACGAGAAGGCGAGCGACACGGCCATCCCCCGAGACGACTCCAGGCCCTTCCGTTGCCACATCTGCGAGGCGCCTCTGGCCACCCGGGACGCGGCGATGCTGCACCTCAGCAAGTCCCACCCCGAGCACGCCCAGAACGTGATCAACACAGACCCCGTCACGCCGGAGAACAACAACGAGCCGCTGTCCCCCGCCGCTGacaccacggccaccaccacagagAAG gtGAGCTGTATGTTCTGTCTTCAGCGGTACTGGAGCCTTGCGGAGCTGAAGCAACATGTTTCTGAGCACCACACCAGGCCTGTCTTCCCCGTCCCCATCCCCAAGCAGGATTCCACGCCCTACCTCCCCGACGCCGAGCCCCACGATGCCCTCCCCGTCAAGtcagaggtgaaggaggagcgcAAAGAGGAGGCGGAAGGGAGTGACTTTATCTCCAATCTCCTGGGGACGAAAAGAGCGGTAGTCGATCACCTCCTTACCTCGAAGTCTGCAGACGATGCGGCGAAACTCCTCGGCGTCCGGTAA
- the LOC135090939 gene encoding uncharacterized protein LOC135090939 isoform X2, with protein MPKRKVTGRAAGRRSRRKRRETGPIMQLNNNNNNNNNNSRRSPTTTTTTTNNNNNNNNNNNNNNNNNKSKAPTATTTTTTTTTTTASAATTTTTADTTTTTAPTTTTTTAGLVVVVCEAGEKTAREGETDMAAAASPELKGTLTPPGSSPLRAECDPTQDSSHGSTPPSPEAPPTPDSAHMAAEPTNHSSVRLQSTNDKAERHPLTNEEPLSGAKKRKPTKVHKVETECGSEGEAEAGAGVGSFACPVCQEVLPSQHDFTQHIRKHNHVVEGENGTKMYCCGICQKQLSSNSSLDRHMLVHSGERPFRCHICGTHFTTNGNMHRHIRGHLRNGGGGSGGGGGGASSDTSESDLCSEEAPGSPYKRPHEDDDSGAAPPKLVRLEAEEELACPACGVEQPSQHALEQHVEAVHPEYQVSCSTCHVGFKNYRSLHLHNSMMHPAAAPPRLHLTLTDFSTSKFPLIAKEVCEASSRQEGAADDSVGSHRCQVCHITFPCADSWLMHMREHTAAAPSPAPLRCMRCDLSFSNVAELTRHHQRHLCEEAQPGKESFLAVLDLLNKKSRETSFPAFGVPAHEALRPPLRLPPPGQHSPAPADSAKASPEHPTPGRIAAPVAAPGSSGQQMVPGGALLTHNEQFARDYRDMKLNGQYPCRLCKEVFANLRKLKSHNLAHMVAPPYRCNLCSFFSNDKNTLKEHMKSHKGDTPYECTLCNIAFTTKANCERHIKNIHRRQSRDEVKGCMTFHPSEEGGGGDPSLDTVCQICHIDCKARSVLRDHMRSSHPEGVTKPFSCKLCGGAFTSENDVMRHVIQQHSEAASARTLASLVETRPPEDRFDHQDLTPVESLLNFSKLHMPVPLTAPHPPPPHHIPLAFSPKPPVPMPVMVQHRPLTPVMPPMPAETEDAPLDLSMSKRDTEREMAEENEEEEEEEEEEEEEDVDVEVTEVKVEQEQPEDLSKPRREQVAEEDAPDRSPKSSPECSPADVLKIPRPPFPLSVYSQPLCSAFPPAQFPVFMSQYRMGHQFDAALLEEYQKELKRGLHLTSGGGLLGGGSPMLPHNAPFQLSLLAAAKNPLLRIPRPELRGAEERTEEPPAAPEGPVPAPPPPPPPPPKPSEEDVMHFTMRNSVLMKKPKQRRYRTERPWRCSLCDKGFTLRSNMERHIKQQHPDVWQQRPRGGGGAPRPESEALVATQREAPHTISSAVREQLIIKIEKEAGEEKEEVRLKEEGEKDLIIDDCPEEEGEEEEEEEEEEEEEEEEEEEDIQEGDESGECRDKEAEDCEKYDEQSCEERGREEDLASVHKLLITASSQSFPFVGSEGEEDGPNESDSTSTSLSEEGKRSAYSSAPQKQKCPFCQRKFPWSSSLVRHIRTHTGQKPYLCPVCHFPFTTKSNCDRHLLRKHPDSPHTTGGDRPYRCAKCPGAAFTNIESLRKHEMFKHEKASDTAIPRDDSRPFRCHICEAPLATRDAAMLHLSKSHPEHAQNVINTDPVTPENNNEPLSPAADTTATTTEKRYWSLAELKQHVSEHHTRPVFPVPIPKQDSTPYLPDAEPHDALPVKSEVKEERKEEAEGSDFISNLLGTKRAVVDHLLTSKSADDAAKLLGVR; from the exons GTGAGACTGACATGGCCGCAGCAGCGTCCCCGGAGCTTAAGGGTACGCTGACCCCCCCAGGCTCCTCCCCCCTGAGGGCGGAGTGTGACCCCACCCAAGACTCCTCCCACGGCTCCACCCCCCCATCACCAGAGGCTCCCCCCACCCCAGACTCCGCCCACATGGCTGCTGAGCCGACCAATCACAGCTCGGTGCGCCTTCAGTCCACCAATGACAAGGCAGAGAGGCACCCGTTGACCAATGAGGAGCCGTTATCGGGGGCGAAGAAGAGGAAACCGACGAAGGTTCACAAAGTAGAG ACGGAGTGCGGGAGCGAGGGCGAGGCCGAGGCGGGGGCGGGCGTCGGCAGCTTCGCGTGTCCAGTGTGCCAGGAGGTGCTGCCCTCGCAGCACGACTTTACGCAGCACATCCGCAAACACAACCATGTGGTGGAGGGCGAGAACGGCACCAAGATGTATTGCTGCGGCATCTGCCAGAAGCAGCTGAGCAGCAACAGCTCGCTGGACCGACACATGCTGGTGCACTCCGGCGAGCGCCCCTTCCGCTGCCACATCTGCGGCACGCACTTCACCACCAACGGCAACATGCACCGCCACATCCGCGGTCACCTCCgcaacggcggcggcggcagcgggggaggcggcggcggcgccaGCTCCGACACGAGCGAGAGTGACCTGTGCTCGGAGGAGGCGCCGGGCTCCCCCTACAAACGACCCCATGAGGACGACGACAGCGGCGCGGCGCCCCCCAAGCTGGTGCGcctggaggcggaggaggagctggCGTGCCCGGCGTGTGGCGTGGAGCAGCCAAGCCAGCACGCCCTGGAGCAGCACGTGGAGGCTGTGCACCCTGAGTACCAGGTGTCGTGCTCCACGTGCCACGTGGGCTTCAAGAACTACCGCTCCCTGCACCTGCACAACTCCATGATGCACCCCGCCGCGGCGCCGCCCCGCCTGCACCTCACTCTGACGGACTTCTCCACCTCCAAGTTCCCGCTGATTGCCAAGGAGGTGTGCGAGGCGTCCAGCCGCCAGGAGGGCGCTGCGGACGACAGCGTGGGCAGTCACCGGTGCCAGGTGTGCCACATCACCTTCCCCTGCGCCGACTCGTGGCTCATGCACATGCGGGAGCACACGGCGGCGGCGCCTTCGCCCGCGCCCCTTAGGTGCATGCGCTGCGATCTCAGCTTCTCCAATGTGGCTGAGCTGACgcgccaccaccagcgccacctgtGCGAGGAGGCGCAGCCCGGCAAGGAAAGCTTCCTGGCGGTCCTGGATCTCCTCAACAAGAAGAGCCGCGAgacttccttccctgccttcggGGTTCCCGCCCACGAGGCGCTTCGGCCGCCGCTGCGGCTGCCCCCGCCGGGCCAACACTCCCCGGCACCCGCAGACTCCGCCAAGGCGTCGCCCGAACACCCCACGCCAGGCCGCATCGCCGCGCCCGTCGCCGCCCCCGGAAGCAGCGGCCAGCAGATGGTGCCCGGCGGGGCTCTGCTGACCCACAACGAGCAGTTCGCGCGAGACTACCGCGACATGAAGCTGAACGGCCAGTACCCGTGCCGCCTGTGCAAGGAAGTGTTCGCCAACCTGCGCAAGCTCAAATCCCACAACCTGGCGCACATGGTGGCGCCGCCTTACCGCTGTAACCTGTGCTCTTTCTTCAGCAATGACAAGAACACCCTCAAGGAGCACATGAAGAGCCACAAGGGCGACACGCCCTACGAGTGCACGCTGTGCAACATCGCCTTCACTACCAAGGCGAACTGTGAGCGTCACATCAAGAACATCCACCGCCGCCAGTCCCGCGACGAGGTGAAGGGCTGCATGACCTTCCATCCCTCGGaggagggcggcggcggcgatccCTCCCTGGACACCGTGTGCCAGATCTGCCACATCGACTGCAAAGCGCGCTCCGTCCTGCGGGACCACATGCGCTCCTCGCACCCCGAGGGCGTTACCAAGCCCTTCTCGTGCAAGCTGTGCGGCGGCGCCTTCACCTCCGAGAACGACGTGATGCGCCACGTGATCCAGCAGCACTCTGAGGCGGCGTCAGCGCGCACGCTCGCCAGCCTGGTGGAAACGAGGCCGCCCGAGGATCGCTTCGACCACCAGGATCTCACGCCCGTAGAGTCACTCCTCAACTTCTCCAAGCTCCACATGCCCGTGCCCCTCACTGCCCCCCACCCGCCGCCCCCCCACCACATCCCCCTCGCCTTCTCACCCAAGCCGCCCGTGCCCATGCCCGTCATGGTGCAGCACCGCCCTCTCACGCCCGTCATGCCGCCCATGCCCGCGGAGACTGAGGACGCGCCCCTCGACCTCAGCATGTCCAAGAGGGACACGGAGAGGGAGATGgctgaagaaaacgaggaggaagaagaggaggaggaagaggaggaggaggaggacgtggacgTGGAGGTGacggaggtgaaggtggagcaGGAGCAGCCCGAGGACTTGTCCAAGCCGCGGCGTGAGCAGGTGGCGGAGGAGGACGCCCCGGACCGCAGCCCCAAGTCCTCTCCCGAGTGCTCCCCTGCCGACGTGCTCAAAATCCCCCGGCCACCCTTCCCCCTGAGCGTGTACTCCCAGCCACTATGCAGCGCCTTCCCGCCCGCGCAGTTCCCGGTCTTCATGAGCCAGTATCGCATGGGCCACCAATTCGACGCGGCGCTGCTGGAGGAGTACCAGAAGGAACTCAAGCGAGgccttcacctcacctctgGCGGCGGCCTGCTGGGGGGCGGCTCCCCCATGTTGCCCCACAACGCCCCCTTCCAGCTGTCCCTCCTAGCCGCCGCCAAGAACCCCTTGCTGCGCATCCCGCGGCCTGAGCTGCGCGGCGCTGAAGAGCGAACCGAGGAGCCCCCAGCGGCCCCCGAGGGCCCTGTgcccgccccgccgccgccgccaccgcctccgCCCAAGCCCAGCGAGGAGGACGTGATGCATTTCACGATGCGCAACTCTGTGCTCATGAAGAAGCCCAAGCAGCGGCGCTACCGCACGGAGCGGCCGTGGCGCTGCAGCCTATGCGACAAGGGCTTCACGCTGCGCTCCAACATGGAGCGCCACATCAAGCAGCAGCACCCAGACGTGTGGCAGCAGCGGCCCCGCGGCGGGGGCGGCGCGCCGCGGCCTGAGAGCGAGGCACTGGTGGCCACGCAGCGCGAGGCGCCGCACACCATTTCCAGCGCCGTGCGGGAGCAGCTTATCATCAAGATCGAGAAAGAggcgggggaggagaaggaagaggtgcgcctcaaggaggagggggagaaggaccTCATCATTGACGACTGtccagaggaggaaggagaagaagaggaagaggaagaggaggaggaagaagaagaagaagaagaagaggaggaggacattcaGGAAGGAGATGAGTCAGGAGAGTGCAGAGACAAAGAGGCAGAGGACTGCGAGAAGTACGACGAGCAGAGCTGCGAGGAGCGGGGCCGCGAAGAGGACCTGGCCAGTGTGCACAAGTTGCTCATCACCGCCTCCAGCCAGAGCTTCCCCTTCGTGGGcagcgagggggaggaggacggcCCCAACGAGAGcgactccacctccacctcgctCTCCGAGGAGGGCAAGCGCAGCGCGTACTCCTCGGCGCCCCAGAAACAGAAGTGCCCCTTCTGCCAGCGAAAGTTCCCCTGGTCCAGCTCGCTGGTGCGCCACATCCGCACCCACACGGGCCAGAAGCCCTACCTGTGTCCTGTCTGCCACTTTCCCTTCACCACAAAGTCCAATTGCGACCGACACTTGCTGCGAAAACACCCGGACTCGCCGCACACCACGGGGGGCGACAGGCCGTACCGCTGCGCCAAGTGTCCCGGCGCCGCCTTCACCAACATCGAAAGTCTGCGCAAGCACGAGATGTTCAAGCACGAGAAGGCGAGCGACACGGCCATCCCCCGAGACGACTCCAGGCCCTTCCGTTGCCACATCTGCGAGGCGCCTCTGGCCACCCGGGACGCGGCGATGCTGCACCTCAGCAAGTCCCACCCCGAGCACGCCCAGAACGTGATCAACACAGACCCCGTCACGCCGGAGAACAACAACGAGCCGCTGTCCCCCGCCGCTGacaccacggccaccaccacagagAAG CGGTACTGGAGCCTTGCGGAGCTGAAGCAACATGTTTCTGAGCACCACACCAGGCCTGTCTTCCCCGTCCCCATCCCCAAGCAGGATTCCACGCCCTACCTCCCCGACGCCGAGCCCCACGATGCCCTCCCCGTCAAGtcagaggtgaaggaggagcgcAAAGAGGAGGCGGAAGGGAGTGACTTTATCTCCAATCTCCTGGGGACGAAAAGAGCGGTAGTCGATCACCTCCTTACCTCGAAGTCTGCAGACGATGCGGCGAAACTCCTCGGCGTCCGGTAA